A part of Candida albicans SC5314 chromosome 2, complete sequence genomic DNA contains:
- a CDS encoding uncharacterized protein (Ortholog of the mitochondria localized S. cerevisiae Pib2 protein of unknown function; has a FYVE zinc finger domain; Spider biofilm induced), which produces MSTTITMNTAANIEDDINKNDNNNKFTINNTSSSSTTTKENDQNDQNNQNNQNEQPQQEETHQVETHEPEPKQEDTRNEEAINSVTDKPIDNDTKDENSPTKSDLSFAKKDLSKSRTQSFQSVLSTASLKSLKQQVLTNSIITNNGNNTASNVPQMHRNNSTISTHNLMRSNSTINNSKNFSSFIQAPVLSSIQKPEEDCQIGQQLPFDGSSSRTRADSSDETDEDNIAQQQNLTLKALKKLSLSPRPVTNPDDISIASEEEAKSKLVKEPYQPAEVDLSSFASLTRQPKQHHKLSSPSNDAAQKSTGPIENPSNKSGSSLSQYHNDIQQNQLNAIQRQLQPEKFNTSPNAGRTKHQLLPGQLTHPQLHQQQQQIQQNQQQQQHHHPQSQTYTNFPHPHPASGIPAAVVPPTDFNAKRKPSIPKMHFQQQQQQQQQQQIIHGRTNISPESPTQNSQNHHLNHARSTKHLQQIKGLRNPMYVPAVLRVSQNGLSTPSRSQSNSPEDLSSSPQQLYYNQQQQQQQQQNHQEQSQDHYESYLQAFNKKDVVANSSNASVRSTDSGISIDSSMSTTSGQLGSLTGFLSFNSNNGKNYDFVSRAPPTRKHWIKDEVALKCGIPTCPKVFNFFERRHHCRKCGGIFCKQHTSHSLYINHLAQFTTGGRGTLSKVCDNCIEEYNQFIAKEFGVNVHSTKPSITESSTEQNNTHSSIRTNVHSKSGLDTGAHQSQSNFIPTTPTPTQTHNYPHNNASNNIVAVSNDNGNSRNDQLVGSVPANWTWSSF; this is translated from the coding sequence ATGTCAACTACCATCACTATGAACACCGCCGCTAATATTGAGGACGATATTAACAAAAAcgacaacaataataaattcacaattaataatacatCGTCCTCCAGCACAACCACCAAAGAAAATGACCAAAATGACCAAAATAACCAAAATAACCAAAATgaacaaccacaacaagaagaaacgCACCAGGTGGAAACACATGAACCAGAACCAAAACAAGAAGACACCAGAAATGAAGAAGCCATAAATTCAGTGACAGACAAACCTATAGATAATGACACCAAAGATGAAAACTCGCCTACAAAATCCGATCTTTCCTTTGCCAAAAAAGATTTGAGTAAATCAAGAACTCAATCTTTCCAATCAGTCCTATCAACAGCATCCTTAAAGTCACTAAAACAGCAAGTATTAACAAATTCGATTATAACAAATAATGGCAATAACACAGCTAGTAATGTCCCACAAATGCATAGAAATAATAGCACCATAAGTACTCACAATTTAATGCGCAgcaattcaacaataaataattcaaagAATTTTCTGTCATTCATCCAAGCCCCAGTGTTATCAAGCATCCAAAAGCCTGAGGAAGATTGTCAAATTGGACAACAATTACCTTTCGATGGCAGCTCATCCAGAACTAGAGCCGATAGCAGCGATGAAACTGACGAGGATAATATagcacaacaacaaaatttaaCGTTGAAAGCcttgaagaaattaagTTTGTCCCCTAGACCAGTTACTAATCCTGATGATATATCAATAGCAAGTGAAGAGGAAGCGAAAAGTAAACTAGTGAAAGAACCGTATCAACCTGCTGAAGTTGATTTGTCATCATTTGCAAGTTTAACTAGACAACCAAAACAACACCATAAGCTTTCATCACCTTCAAATGATGCTGCACAAAAGTCCACTGGTCCAATAGAAAATccatcaaataaatcagGCTCTAGTTTATCTCAATATCATAATGACAtccaacaaaatcaactcAACGCAATCCAACGACAATTGCAACCGGAGAAATTCAATACATCACCAAACGCCGGTCGTACAAAGCACCAATTATTACCTGGACAATTGACACATCCCCAATTACaccagcaacagcaacagaTCCAGCAGaatcagcaacaacaacaacaccatCATCCTCAATCACAAACTTATACAAATTTCCCTCATCCACATCCAGCATCCGGTATTCCAGCAGCAGTTGTACCACCGACTGATTTTAATGCGAAAAGAAAACCACTGATTCCAAAAATGCActtccaacaacaacaacagcaacagcaacaacaacaaattataCATGGTCGTACTAATATAAGCCCCGAATCACCAACTCAGAATTCGCAAAACCACCACCTTAATCATGCTCGCTCAACAAAACATTTACAACAAATCAAAGGATTAAGAAATCCCATGTATGTTCCGGCTGTTCTTAGAGTGTCGCAAAATGGATTATCCACACCTAGCAGATCGCAGTCAAATTCACCTGAAGATCTTTCGTCTTCTCCACAACAACTATATtataatcaacaacagcaacaacaacaacaacagaatcATCAAGAGCAATCACAAGATCATTATGAATCCTATTTACAAGCATTTAACAAAAAGGATGTTGTAgccaattcatcaaatgcATCTGTTCGTTCAACTGATTCTGGGAtctcaattgattcaagtATGTCTACCACGAGTGGACAATTGGGATCATTAACTGGATTTTTGTCGttcaattcaaacaatGGTAAAAACTATGATTTTGTTCTGAGAGCTCCACCTACTAGAAAGCATTGGATCAAAGATGAAGTGGCTTTGAAATGTGGTATACCCACTTGTCCTAAAGtgttcaatttctttgaGAGAAGACACCATTGTCGTAAATGTGGAGGAATTTTTTGTAAACAACATACTTCACACAGTCTATATATTAATCATTTAGCACAATTTACCACTGGAGGTAGAGGTACATTATCAAAAGTGTGTGACAACTGTATTGAAGAATACAATCAATTCATAGCGAAAGAGTTTGGAGTTAATGTTCACAGTACTAAACCTAGTATAACCGAATCGTCAACTGAGCAAAACAATACTCACAGCAGCATAAGAACAAACGTGCACTCAAAATCTGGACTTGATACTGGTGCTCACCAATCTCAGCTGAATTTTATTCCTACAACGCCAACACCAACGCAAACACATAACTATCCTCATAATAATGCtagtaataatattgtGGCCGtttcaaatgataatgGGAATAGTAGAAACGATCAATTGGTAGGCAGTGTTCCTGCCAATTGGACGTGGAGTTCGTTTTAG
- a CDS encoding succinate dehydrogenase cytochrome b subunit SDH3 (Putative succinate dehydrogenase; enzyme of citric acid cycle; repressed by nitric oxide; Efg1, Hap43 repressed), protein MISRIGLLKRPTVSTLNNYVKLQSTLALKRYTSTVPATSNQEQEILVAQRKNRPTSPHLQIYEPQLTWIMSSFHRITGVAMAGAFYALTCGFAATSILNIPFDTTTLVSAFTTLPTFAQYGIKAICAYPFVYHIGNGIRHLVWDFGKELTIPGVYRTGYAVLAATAVIGSYLAFLW, encoded by the coding sequence ATGATTTCTCGTATTGGATTATTGAAAAGACCTACTGTGTCCACTTTAAACAACTATGTCAAATTACAATCGACATTAGCCCTTAAAAGATACACATCAACCGTACCAGCAACTTCAaatcaagaacaagaaatattGGTTGCCCAACGTAAAAATAGACCTACATCACCTCATTTACAAATTTATGAACCACAATTAACTTGGATCATGTCATCATTCCATAGAATCACTGGTGTTGCTATGGCCGGTGCCTTTTATGCTTTAACTTGTGGATTTGCTGCTacttcaattttaaatattcCATTTGATACTACTACTTTAGTATCTGCATTCACCACATTACCAACATTTGCTCAATATGGTATCAAAGCTATTTGTGCTTATCCATTTGTTTATCATATTGGTAATGGGATTAGACATTTGGTTTGGGATTTTGGTAAAGAATTAACCATCCCTGGTGTTTATAGAACTGGGTATGCTGTTTTGGCTGCTACTGCTGTCATTGGAAGTTATTTAGCTTTCTTatggtaa
- the STT3 gene encoding dolichyl-diphosphooligosaccharide--protein glycosyltransferase subunit (Putative oligosaccharyltransferase complex component; flow model and rat catheter biofilm repressed), which produces MASTISSKPQLKVLGIDVESIRVLLKVIIFISIAGAAISSRLFSVIRFESIIHEFDPWFNFRATKYLVTHSFYEFLNWFDDRTWYPLGRVTGGTLYPGLMVTSGAIWHILRDWFALPVDIRNICVLLAPVFSGLTAICTYFLTKEMKDSSAGLLAAIFMGIAPGYISRSVAGSYDNEAIAITLLMATFYFWIKSMKMGSVFYATLTALFYFYMVSAWGGYVFITNLIPLHVFVLIFMGRYNAKLYTAYTTWYALGTLASMQIPFVGFLPIRSNDHMAALGVFGLLQLVAFGDYVKSKVPTKQFKSFLIVSIVLVVGLGIGGLFGLTAMGWIAPWTGRFYSLWDTNYAKIHIPIIASVSEHQPTAWPAFFFDTSMLIWLFPAGIYLCFQELKDEHVFIIIYSVLCSYFAGVMVRLMLTLTPVICVAAAIALSKLFDVYLDIVDLFTEKVGKYDDDVSDESKSSTKKSSSRFPIAGYLSKVLVLSTFTFYLFYFVLHCTWVTSNAYSSPSVVLASRNPDGSQHIIDDYREAYYWLRMNTPEDAKVMAWWDYGYQIGGMADRTTLVDNNTWNNTHIATVGKAMSSPEDVSYEILRQHDVDYVLVIFGGLLGYSGDDINKFLWMVRIAEGIWPDEIKERDYFTDRGEYKVDKDASSAMKNSLMYKLSYHRFTELFGGRDGVDRVRNQQIPANEVPKLNVVEEAFTSENWIVRIYKVKDLDNVGRDLHQATAFEESSSGTSKRNRSIKRPKLEVRE; this is translated from the coding sequence ATGGCTTCTACCATATCATCTAAACCTCAATTGAAAGTATTGGGGATAGATGTTGAACTGATTAGAGTTTTATTAAAagttattatatttatatcgATAGCAGGTGCAGCTATTTCTTCTCGTTTATTTTCCGTGATTCGATTTGAAAGTATTATTCATGAATTCGATCCTTGGTTCAATTTCCGAGCAACCAAATATTTAGTCACTCATTCCTTTTatgaatttttgaattggttTGATGATAGAACTTGGTACCCATTGGGAAGAGTCACTGGTGGTACTTTATATCCCGGTTTAATGGTGACTTCAGGTGCCATTTGGCATATTTTACGTGATTGGTTTGCCTTACCCGTTGATATTAGAAATATTTGTGTTTTATTAGCACCAGTTTTCTCGGGATTAACTGCAATTTGTACTTATTTTTTGACTAAAGAAATGAAGGATTCTAGTGCAGGATTATTGGCAGCTATATTTATGGGGATTGCCCCAGGTTATATTTCAAGATCAGTGGCTGGTTCTTATGATAATGAAGCAATTGCCATTACTTTATTAATGGCAACATTTTATTTCTGGattaaatcaatgaaaatggGTTCAGTTTTCTATGCCACATTGACAGCATTATTCTATTTCTATATGGTTAGTGCTTGGGGTGGATATGTTTTCATTACCAATTTGATTCCATTACACGTATTTGTCTTGATTTTCATGGGTCGTTATAATGCCAAACTTTACACTGCTTATACTACATGGTATGCCTTGGGTACTTTGGCATCAATGCAGATTCCATTCGTTGGGTTTTTACCAATTAGATCAAATGATCATATGGCTGCATTAGGAGTATTTGGATTGTTACAATTAGTGGCTTTTGGTGATTATGTTAAATCAAAAGTTCCAACCAAACAATTTAAATCATTCTTGATAGTTTCCATTGtacttgttgttggatTAGGTATTGGTGGATTATTTGGATTAACAGCAATGGGTTGGATTGCTCCTTGGACAGGTAGATTTTATTCCTTATGGGATACAAATTATGCCAAGATTCATATTCCAATTATTGCTTCTGTTTCTGAACATCAACCTACTGCTTGGCCAGCATTCTTTTTCGATACTAGTATGCTTATTTGGTTATTCCCCGCTGGTATCTATTTATGTTTCCAAGAATTGAAGGATGAACAcgttttcattatcatttacAGTGTATTGTGTTCTTATTTTGCTGGTGTCATGGTAAGATTGATGTTGACTTTGACTCCAGTCATTTGTGTTGCTGCAGCAATTGCCTTATCTAAATTGTTTGATGTCTATTTGGacattgttgatttgttcACTGAGAAAGTTGGAAAGTATGATGATGACGTTAGTGACGAATCCAAGAGCTcaaccaaaaaatcaaGTTCCAGATTTCCAATTGCTGGATATTTGTCAAAAGTTTTGGTTTTACTGACATTTACATTTTACCTTTTCTACTTTGTTTTACATTGTACTTGGGTAACATCGAATGCTTATTCATCACCATCAGTTGTTTTAGCATCCAGAAACCCAGATGGCTCACAACATATCATTGATGATTATAGAGAAGCCTATTACTGGTTAAGAATGAATACACCAGAAGATGCCAAAGTTATGGCCTGGTGGGATTATGGTTATCAAATCGGGGGTATGGCTGATAGAACCACACTTGTTGATAACAATACATGGAATAACACACATATTGCCACTGTTGGTAAGGCAATGTCTTCCCCTGAAGATGTGTCGTATGAAATTTTGAGACAACACGATGTTGATTATGTGTTAGTTATATTTGGAGGGTTATTGGGTTATTCTGGTGATGATATTAACAAATTCTTATGGATGGTAAGAATTGCTGAAGGTATCTGGCCTgatgaaatcaaagaaaGAGACTACTTTACTGACCGAGGAGAATATAAAGTGGATAAAGATGCATCACTGGCAATGAAGAATTCTTTGATGTATAAGTTATCGTATCATAGATTCACTGAATTGTTTGGAGGTAGAGATGGTGTTGATAGAGTTAGAAACCAACAAATCCCAGCCAATGAAGTACCGAAATTGaatgttgttgaagaagcCTTCACATCAGAAAATTGGATTGTGAGAATTTACAAAGTTAAAGATTTGGATAATGTTGGTAGAGATTTACATCAAGCTACTGCTTTTGAAGAATCATCATCCGGCACTTCCAAAAGAAACAGATCCATAAAGAGACCTAAATTGGAAGTAAGAGAGTAA